Proteins found in one uncultured Desulfuromonas sp. genomic segment:
- a CDS encoding substrate-binding domain-containing protein produces the protein MSKENFVLQNTIRAKREGLGWSQQDLADRAGLSRTGISAIEAGRLIPSTAAALALASAFHCRVEDLFVLAGKDTAQWAWPPTQDPVRYWRAMVGSRHLLYPVEHSPMGMVPHDGVCRDGKCVDHPFAEPVRTLVIACCDPAVGLLAAEYARQTPFRMVVLQRSSRTALELLEQGLIHVAGIHLCKSDEEQGNRQAAAQILHSDFHLVRIADWEEGLALSPGLAQNGAGAILKADMRWIAREEGSGARQVLDELHENNFVPTHTVNDHSAVALAIRSGFAQAGVSLRLVCDQQNLDFISVRREAYEFCILDAVMSDPRITALVEVIRSPQYRKILSELPGYESRRTGELAPVRDD, from the coding sequence ATGTCAAAAGAAAATTTTGTCCTTCAAAATACCATTCGCGCAAAACGGGAAGGCTTGGGATGGTCGCAACAAGATCTGGCTGATCGGGCTGGATTGTCGCGAACCGGCATCAGTGCCATTGAAGCAGGGCGGCTGATCCCTTCCACAGCTGCCGCTCTCGCATTGGCTTCAGCCTTTCATTGTCGTGTCGAAGATCTTTTCGTCTTGGCCGGTAAGGATACCGCCCAATGGGCCTGGCCGCCCACGCAGGACCCAGTGCGCTACTGGCGCGCCATGGTGGGGTCGCGCCATCTGTTGTATCCTGTCGAACACAGTCCGATGGGGATGGTGCCTCATGATGGTGTGTGTCGTGACGGCAAATGTGTCGATCACCCGTTTGCTGAACCGGTCAGAACGCTGGTGATTGCCTGTTGTGATCCGGCTGTGGGTCTGTTGGCCGCCGAGTATGCCCGCCAGACGCCGTTCCGTATGGTGGTGTTGCAACGTTCCAGTCGTACCGCTCTGGAGTTACTGGAACAGGGCCTGATCCATGTTGCCGGTATTCATTTGTGTAAATCGGATGAGGAGCAGGGCAATCGTCAGGCCGCCGCTCAAATCCTCCACTCTGATTTTCATCTGGTGCGAATTGCCGACTGGGAAGAGGGGCTGGCTCTGTCTCCGGGATTGGCGCAGAATGGTGCTGGCGCGATCCTGAAAGCCGATATGCGCTGGATTGCCCGTGAGGAGGGATCGGGTGCCCGCCAGGTTCTCGATGAATTGCACGAAAATAATTTTGTTCCCACCCATACGGTTAATGACCACAGTGCCGTTGCTCTGGCGATCCGCAGCGGTTTTGCTCAGGCGGGTGTTTCATTGCGTCTGGTGTGTGACCAGCAAAATCTTGATTTTATTTCCGTGCGCCGGGAAGCGTATGAGTTCTGTATTCTGGATGCGGTCATGTCTGACCCACGTATTACGGCTCTCGTTGAGGTGATCCGTTCACCGCAATATCGCAAAATTCTTTCGGAGCTGCCCGGCTATGAAAGCCGTCGAACCGGCGAGCTTGCGCCAGTACGTGATGATTGA
- a CDS encoding TonB-dependent receptor: protein MNILKRWIQTLGVIGCLFWPLQVFGQESLTELGPLVVTATLAEKTVEQVPGAVEVLDQQQLVETGAETVSEALLYATGVMLTTAEGRNVGTSIRGIGRNHTLVMLDGRRLAGSFKAQMDVAQLPVTMVERIEVVRGPASALYGSDAIGGVINIITRQPTAQTEASIDVRGGFGPSAEHLGQVSVGGGTERVQANLGVARSVKDDWDGDSALPDDIDETSLNSVLGRAKVNIGQKQQLLFGGEYGHFERDGGRYYKNVDRRYDADDRRWGGFAEYHLNQGEPLSAMLRGYASQYKATSSFDPPTSKSEERRRLIQGEGRVTYTASDRFILTSGGEIRQDSLKVDSMDHDEEKVINSGLFTQADWQITPQLNLIAGARLDHHEDFGSHLTPRATLTWHYSHGRVWIGYGEGFRAPTLNELYVTSLLKKGLETYQSNEDLDEETSQSYEAGTSFHWGRFRSQLVVFRTDLDDLIAAELQSVSGKNKIYTMVNIDEVRAEGVEFESSLALPADVQLSGQVSYVDTEDRQTHEELADEPRWKSGVTLSWLDPYWGIMTQVRWLYFGTSEDGEGNEQSTYQLTHLHMEKDLTETLTLYGGIDNLFDEEHDDFTLSPRGYYLGMKWVF, encoded by the coding sequence ATGAACATATTGAAACGCTGGATACAAACACTGGGTGTTATTGGGTGCCTTTTCTGGCCATTGCAGGTCTTTGGCCAGGAGTCTCTAACAGAGTTGGGGCCTCTGGTTGTTACCGCAACTCTGGCGGAAAAAACAGTTGAACAGGTGCCGGGAGCTGTGGAGGTTCTTGATCAACAGCAACTGGTTGAAACCGGTGCGGAAACCGTTTCTGAGGCGCTGTTGTATGCGACTGGGGTGATGCTGACAACTGCGGAAGGGCGCAATGTCGGAACCTCCATTCGCGGCATCGGCCGTAATCATACTTTGGTGATGCTTGATGGCCGTCGCCTGGCGGGAAGCTTTAAAGCACAAATGGATGTGGCACAATTGCCGGTGACCATGGTCGAACGCATTGAAGTGGTGCGTGGACCGGCTTCGGCTTTATACGGCAGCGATGCCATCGGTGGTGTCATCAACATCATCACCCGGCAACCAACGGCCCAGACAGAAGCGAGCATTGATGTGCGTGGCGGCTTTGGTCCCTCCGCTGAACATCTGGGTCAAGTCTCTGTCGGTGGAGGCACGGAACGCGTCCAGGCCAATTTAGGTGTGGCTCGCAGTGTTAAGGATGATTGGGACGGTGACAGTGCGTTGCCGGACGATATCGATGAAACCTCGTTGAACAGCGTACTGGGGCGCGCCAAAGTAAATATTGGACAAAAACAGCAGTTGTTGTTCGGCGGGGAATATGGCCATTTTGAACGTGATGGCGGACGTTATTATAAGAATGTCGATCGACGCTATGATGCCGATGACCGTCGCTGGGGAGGATTTGCTGAATACCATCTGAATCAGGGGGAGCCGCTCTCTGCCATGTTGCGAGGCTATGCCAGTCAATATAAAGCCACCTCGTCTTTTGATCCGCCTACGTCAAAAAGCGAGGAACGGCGGCGGTTGATTCAGGGAGAAGGCCGGGTGACTTACACGGCCTCTGATCGGTTTATCCTCACCAGTGGCGGTGAAATTCGACAAGATAGTCTTAAAGTCGATAGTATGGACCACGATGAAGAAAAGGTGATCAACAGTGGCCTGTTTACTCAGGCGGACTGGCAGATCACGCCGCAACTTAATCTGATTGCCGGTGCGCGTTTAGACCATCATGAAGATTTTGGTAGCCACCTGACACCACGGGCAACGTTAACCTGGCATTATAGCCATGGCCGGGTGTGGATCGGTTATGGCGAAGGCTTCAGAGCACCGACTCTCAATGAATTGTATGTGACGTCACTCTTAAAAAAAGGGCTTGAAACCTATCAAAGCAATGAAGATCTTGATGAAGAGACCTCTCAGAGCTATGAAGCCGGAACCAGTTTCCACTGGGGGCGGTTTCGGAGTCAGTTGGTGGTATTCCGTACCGATCTGGATGACTTGATCGCCGCGGAATTGCAATCGGTCAGTGGCAAAAACAAGATTTACACCATGGTCAATATCGATGAAGTGCGGGCCGAAGGGGTTGAGTTTGAAAGCTCTCTGGCATTGCCCGCTGACGTGCAACTTTCCGGTCAAGTCAGTTATGTGGATACCGAAGACCGCCAGACCCATGAAGAACTTGCCGATGAACCGCGTTGGAAAAGCGGGGTGACGCTTTCATGGCTGGACCCGTATTGGGGGATAATGACTCAGGTGCGCTGGCTCTATTTTGGAACCTCTGAAGATGGTGAAGGCAATGAACAGAGCACCTACCAGCTCACCCATCTTCATATGGAAAAAGACCTGACAGAAACTCTGACCCTGTATGGCGGAATCGATAATCTGTTTGATGAGGAACACGATGATTTTACCTTGTCGCCGCGGGGCTATTATCTGGGCATGAAGTGGGTGTTTTAG
- a CDS encoding ABC transporter substrate-binding protein: MIRLLLSALIVLVMVLPALARDIVDMAGRTVTVPDHINRVVGCVAPVNWMIYAVAPMKLAAFTSRPSEADWQILDSRLKDRPVIGSFLGGQGVNQETLLAIDADVVIFWGDVKSPLVQRWLRQLDQWHIPVVFVAMDRLEDYPATLEFLGHLLGAPQRGLKLARYGRCILEQVATIVATIPASQRRRVYYAQGNDGLETEPEQSFHAELIGLAGGCNVHKGVLKQRRGRDKISLEQVLMYNPEVILTAQRDFYEHVVDMPTWQQVQALRNDQVLLIPDYPLNWFDRPPSMMRFLGLQWLVKSLYPQTVHLDMVETTRHFYQLFFGLNLSDERVRDILDVTP; the protein is encoded by the coding sequence ATGATAAGGTTGCTGTTGAGCGCGTTGATCGTCCTGGTGATGGTATTGCCCGCCCTGGCGCGGGATATCGTTGATATGGCGGGTCGCACCGTTACTGTTCCCGACCACATCAATCGCGTGGTCGGGTGTGTGGCTCCAGTCAATTGGATGATCTATGCCGTTGCTCCGATGAAGCTGGCCGCGTTTACCTCGCGTCCGTCCGAGGCAGACTGGCAGATCCTTGATTCACGTTTGAAAGACCGGCCGGTGATTGGCAGCTTTCTCGGTGGTCAGGGCGTCAATCAGGAAACATTGCTGGCCATTGACGCGGATGTGGTGATTTTCTGGGGAGACGTCAAGTCGCCATTGGTGCAACGTTGGTTGCGACAGCTCGACCAATGGCATATTCCGGTGGTTTTTGTCGCCATGGATCGTTTGGAAGACTATCCGGCCACATTGGAATTTCTCGGCCACTTGTTGGGCGCACCGCAGCGAGGTCTTAAGCTGGCACGCTATGGACGATGTATTCTGGAACAGGTCGCCACAATCGTGGCGACCATCCCGGCATCACAGCGGCGCCGGGTGTATTATGCCCAGGGTAATGACGGGTTGGAAACAGAACCCGAGCAATCCTTTCATGCCGAACTGATTGGGCTAGCCGGTGGTTGCAATGTCCATAAAGGGGTCCTGAAACAACGACGTGGTCGAGATAAAATCTCCCTGGAACAGGTGCTGATGTATAACCCCGAAGTAATTCTCACAGCGCAGCGAGATTTTTATGAGCACGTTGTTGACATGCCAACGTGGCAACAGGTTCAAGCCCTCCGAAATGATCAGGTGTTGCTTATTCCCGATTATCCTCTGAACTGGTTTGATCGGCCTCCCTCCATGATGCGTTTTCTCGGGCTGCAATGGCTGGTTAAGAGCCTTTACCCGCAGACAGTGC